A genomic window from Salvia hispanica cultivar TCC Black 2014 chromosome 5, UniMelb_Shisp_WGS_1.0, whole genome shotgun sequence includes:
- the LOC125187993 gene encoding uncharacterized protein LOC125187993 isoform X5: protein MPVEDSLPTSSRSKQLTSPSLDDLRRLKSGVRESGTKARERVKIFNDCLSVINKCFPAIPSRKRSRLDTLSYDRSNTLLRIDRAASGVGVGKMGVQNHATANGFELEQQKSEGRTKNTIPSKRTRTSIVDARMDARANNLARPPGAVDKDRDAVRISSSNSVHGEDRTLSIAVEGWENSKMKKKRTRIKIDNGSSSMTTKAVDGYREPKQGTHPHQIPEARSRVADAYGFRSGAANGGVGLVKSEATSQTSSGMRSSMSRTDSENSSILHERREHPNGQEKERVNLKAVNKENSREDVSCSSPTSGSKLNANVRGPRSGLVGGGSKMSQAVQRSVSSNDWDLSNCTNKVSGGLGANSRKRTPSARSSSPVANWAQRPQKISRTARRTSLLPVVSGNDEDPVMDAASDMMVNERCFPAGSPKQTKIKGDNIFPAALFESDGPVAAEIKSRNKNKKCDELDEKSVQNVQKISALLLPPRKNKAVNADDHGDGVRRQGRTGRGFTSSRSLFPLSVEKLGNVGTTKQIRSSRLGLDKTESRAGRPPTRKLSDRKAYTRQKHIAINTVSDLLVGADDGHEELLAAANAVANTAQALTSPFWKKMEPLFHFITDVHISYLKDQINSGITMDTPAPVQIDTASCILVPDYGSNEFGRGETKARCLDLSPEHVATGVKKSDEISMYQRIIAALIPEEEHDLRYDAHESSFEIEKDLGSDTVCSHTSPSCDPSGCPTFNGYDSNSNGRSFYELEQNIMSIPGMGFPNCDHLQDGLHTDQLIPSTICSEYQYQNMSINERLIMEVHSIGIYPDLVSYVAQSGDEISGDITRLDEKYQEQVSLKKSLLGKLLCSATDAKELQQKDFEERALNKLVGMAYEKYMSCCGPNAHGMKSASGKMAKQVALAFVKRTMERYREFEETGKSCFDDPLYKDIFLSGVSFLFDGQPLNSSTDNESEKLHLGASGSSIEARTSAPVGPQQSPSSNNQDTYSSEVFPSNNLGSEQVNRKEDSWSNRVKRREVLLDNVGGIISTGLGGSLSSSAKGKRSERDREGKGNNREAFSKNGMVKNSRTVSASVKGDRKSKARTKQKTAHLSASINGSLGNTGEQENRIFSAMHKSSENSQSNSGKDNNNHSNDMLEEPIDLSGLQLPDMDDLGVTDDLGGQGEDLGSWFMNIEDDGLHDNDCIGGLGIPMDDLAELNMMV, encoded by the exons ATGCCCGTGGAAGATTCTCTTCCCACATCTTCGAGAAGCAAACAACTAACTTCTCCCTCGTTAGACGATCTCAGACGCCTAAAATCTGGTGTGCGGGAAAGTGGTACTAAAGCTAG GGAACGCGTGAAGATATTTAATGACTGTTTATCAGTAATTAATAAGTGTTTCCCTGCTATTCCATCGAGAAAGAGATCCCGGCTGGATACCTTGTCTTATGATCGATCCAACACATTGTTGAGGATTGATCGTGCAGCATCTGGAGTGGGTGTTGGGAAAATGGGAGTGCAAAACCATGCTACTGCAAATGGTTTTGAGCTGGAGCAACAAAAGTCTGAAGGAAGGACAAAGAATACCATTCCAAGCAAGCGCACTCGAACTTCTATAGTTGACGCTAGG ATGGATGCACGTGCCAATAACCTTGCAAGACCACCTGGGGCTGTGGATAAGGACAGGGATGCAGTAAGAATCTCTAGTTCTAATTCTGTTCATGGTGAGGATCGAACACTATCGATTGCTGTTGAAGGTTGGGAGAATtccaaaatgaagaaaaagcgCACACGTATAAAGATAGACAATGGTTCTAGTTCAATGACAACAAAAGCAGTTGATGGTTATAGGGAACCTAAACAAGGAACACATCCACATCAAATTCCCGAAGCCCGTTCAAGGGTGGCCGATGCCTATGGCTTCAG ATCTGGTGCTGCTAATGGAGGCGTAGGGCTAGTGAAAAGTGAGGCTACCTCCCAGACCAGTTCAGGGATGCGGTCATCTATGTCTCGGACTGATTCTGAAAACAGTTCTATTCTCCATGAGCGGAGAGAGCATCCTAATGGACAAGAGAAAGAAAGGGTGAATCTGAAAGCTGTAAACAA GGAAAATTCACGAGAAGATGTCAGTTGCAGTAGTCCTACTTCAGGCTCAAAATTGAATGCTAATGTCCGGGGTCCACGCTCAGGTTTAGTTGGTGGTGGCTCTAAGATGTCTCAAGCAGTGCAACGGTCTGTATCATCTAATGATTGGGATCTTTCTAACTGCACAAACAAGGTTTCGGGTGGCCTTGGGGCCAACAGTCGTAAACGGACCCCTTCTGCCCGGTCTTCATCTCCTGTTGCCAATTGGGCTCAAAGGCCACAGAAGATTTCTCGAACGGCAAGGAGAACTAGTTTATTACCAGTTGTTTCTGGAAATGATGAGGACCCTGTTATGGATGCTGCGTCTGACATGATGGTAAATGAAAGATGTTTTCCTGCTGGTTCTCCTAAGcaaaccaaaataaaaggTGATAATATCTTTCCAGCTGCATTATTTGAAAGTGATGGACCAGTTGCTGCTGAAATCAAGTCAAGAAACAAGAACAAGAAGTGTGATGAGCTGGATGAGAAAAGTGTTCAGAATGTCCAGAAAATCTCAGCTCTGCTTCTACCACCAAGGAAAAATAAGGCAGTCAATGCGGACGACCACGGAGATGGTGTAAGGAGACAAGGCAGAACTGGTCGAGGATTTACTTCCTCTAGGTCTCTCTTCCCTTTGTCAGTAGAAAAGCTTGGGAATGTAGGGACCACTAAACAAATTAGAAGTTCTAGACTTGGTCTTGACAAGACTGAAAG CAGAGCAGGGAGGCCACCTACAAGAAAACTTTCTGACAGGAAGGCTTATACAAGACAAAAGCATATTGCCATCAATACAGTATCAGATTTACTTG TTGGTGCCGATGATGGTCATGAAGAGCTTTTGGCTGCTGCAAATGCTGTTGCAAACACtg CACAAGCTCTCACAAGCCCATTCTGGAAGAAGATGGAgcctttatttcattttatcactGATGTGCATATATCTTATTTGAAAGATCAG ATTAATTCTGGTATAACAATGGACACACCTGCTCCAGTTCAAATTGATACAGCTAGCTGCATTTTAGTACCTGACTATGGCTCGAATGAATTTGGGAGAGGCGAGACTAAAGCAAGATGTTTGGATCTTAGCCCTGAGCATGTGGCTACAGGTGTGAAGAAGTCGGATGAGATTTCCATGTACCAGAGAATTATTGCGGCTTTGATTCCTGAAGAAGAACATGACCTCAGATATGATGCGCATGAATCTTCATTTGAGATTGAAAAAGATTTGGGATCAGATACCGTCTGTTCTCACACGTCACCAAGTTGTGACCCTTCTGGATGTCCTACGTTTAATGGATatgattcaaattcaaatggAAGATCATTTTACGAACTGGAGCAGAACATTATGTCAATTCCTGGCATGGGTTTCCCTAACTGTGACCATTTACAAGATGGTTTACACACAGACCAGTTGATACCTAGCACAATATGTTCGGAGTATCAGTatcaaaatatgtcaataaaTGAAAGACTTATTATGGAGGTTCATAGCATAGGAATCTACCCAGATTTAGTG TCTTATGTGGCACAGAGTGGAGATGAAATAAGCGGGGATATCACTAGGTTGGATGAGAAGTACCAGGAACAG GTTTCACTGAAGAAGAGCTTGCTTGGCAAACTTCTCTGTTCTGCTACTGATGCTAAAGAGCTCCAGCAGAA GGATTTTGAAGAGCGTGCTCTTAATAAACTTGTGGGAATGGCCTATGAGAAGTACATG AGTTGCTGTGGACCTAATGCCCATGGGATGAAAAGTGCTAGTGGTAAAATGGCCAAGCAAGTAGCCTTAGCTTTTGTTAAGCGGACTATGGAACGGTACCGAGAATTTGAGGAGACAGGAAAGAGCTGCTTTGACGATCCTCTTTATAAGGACATTTTCCTTTCTGGTGTATCCTTCCTTTTTGATGGGCAACCATTGAACTCTAGCACTGATAATGAGTCTGAAAAACTGCATCTTGGAGCATCTGGAAGCTCTATTGAAGCTAGAACTTCAG CTCCTGTGGGTCCACAGCAGAGCCCCAGTTCAAACAATCAAGATACATATTCTTCTGAAGTATTCCCATCAAATAATCTGGGTTCTGAACAAGTTAATAGGAAAGAAGACAGTTGGTCAAATAGAGTAAAAAGGAGGGAAGTGTTACTTGATAATGTAGGTGGTATCATTAGCACTGGCCTTGGTGGTTCTCTCTCAAGCAGTGCTAAGGGAAAAAGGAGTGAGAGGGATAGAGAGGGAAAAGGAAACAACAGAGAGGCTTTCTCCAAAAACGGAATGGTGAAAAATAGCCGCACTGTTTCAGCCTCTGTCAAAGGAGATAGAAAGTCCAAGGCAAGAACCAAGCAGAAAACTGCTCATTTGTCTGCTTCAATCAATGGTTCTCTGGGGAATACGGGAGAACAAGAAAACAGAATATTCTCAGCAATGCATAAATCAAGTGAGAATAGCCAAAGTAACTCTGGAAAGGATAACAACAACCATTCCAATGACATGTTGGAGGAACCAATTGATTTATCTGGGCTGCAACTGCCTGATATGGATGATTTAGGAGTTACTGATGATCTAGGTGGTCAAGGAGAGGACCTAGGATCATGGTTTATGAATATTGAGGATGACGGGTTACATGATAATGATTGTATTGGTGGCCTTGGAATCCCAATGGATGACCTGGCAGAGTTGAATATGATGGTTTGA
- the LOC125187993 gene encoding uncharacterized protein LOC125187993 isoform X1, translating into METDAMSASSKFDISSSSPDRPLYTSVHRGSYGAASLDRSGSFRENLENPLLSSLPNMTRSNSSVTQNDVLNFFHCVRIDPKSMVVDHKLNRPADFKRLASSAVGMPVEDSLPTSSRSKQLTSPSLDDLRRLKSGVRESGTKARERVKIFNDCLSVINKCFPAIPSRKRSRLDTLSYDRSNTLLRIDRAASGVGVGKMGVQNHATANGFELEQQKSEGRTKNTIPSKRTRTSIVDARMDARANNLARPPGAVDKDRDAVRISSSNSVHGEDRTLSIAVEGWENSKMKKKRTRIKIDNGSSSMTTKAVDGYREPKQGTHPHQIPEARSRVADAYGFRSGAANGGVGLVKSEATSQTSSGMRSSMSRTDSENSSILHERREHPNGQEKERVNLKAVNKENSREDVSCSSPTSGSKLNANVRGPRSGLVGGGSKMSQAVQRSVSSNDWDLSNCTNKVSGGLGANSRKRTPSARSSSPVANWAQRPQKISRTARRTSLLPVVSGNDEDPVMDAASDMMVNERCFPAGSPKQTKIKGDNIFPAALFESDGPVAAEIKSRNKNKKCDELDEKSVQNVQKISALLLPPRKNKAVNADDHGDGVRRQGRTGRGFTSSRSLFPLSVEKLGNVGTTKQIRSSRLGLDKTESRAGRPPTRKLSDRKAYTRQKHIAINTVSDLLVGADDGHEELLAAANAVANTAQALTSPFWKKMEPLFHFITDVHISYLKDQINSGITMDTPAPVQIDTASCILVPDYGSNEFGRGETKARCLDLSPEHVATGVKKSDEISMYQRIIAALIPEEEHDLRYDAHESSFEIEKDLGSDTVCSHTSPSCDPSGCPTFNGYDSNSNGRSFYELEQNIMSIPGMGFPNCDHLQDGLHTDQLIPSTICSEYQYQNMSINERLIMEVHSIGIYPDLVSYVAQSGDEISGDITRLDEKYQEQVSLKKSLLGKLLCSATDAKELQQKDFEERALNKLVGMAYEKYMSCCGPNAHGMKSASGKMAKQVALAFVKRTMERYREFEETGKSCFDDPLYKDIFLSGVSFLFDGQPLNSSTDNESEKLHLGASGSSIEARTSAPVGPQQSPSSNNQDTYSSEVFPSNNLGSEQVNRKEDSWSNRVKRREVLLDNVGGIISTGLGGSLSSSAKGKRSERDREGKGNNREAFSKNGMVKNSRTVSASVKGDRKSKARTKQKTAHLSASINGSLGNTGEQENRIFSAMHKSSENSQSNSGKDNNNHSNDMLEEPIDLSGLQLPDMDDLGVTDDLGGQGEDLGSWFMNIEDDGLHDNDCIGGLGIPMDDLAELNMMV; encoded by the exons ATGGAAACTGATGCCATGTCAGCATCTAgcaaatttgatatttcatcTAGTAGCCCTGATAGGCCATTGTATACATCTGTCCACCGTGGTTCCTATGGTGCTGCCTCACTGGACAGATCAGGTAGCTTTCGTGAGAACTTGGAGAACCCACTTTTGTCAAGTCTTCCAAATATGACAAGAAGCAACTCATCGGTAACTCAAAATGATGTACTCAACTTCTTCCATTGCGTGCGTATTGATCCAAAGTCTATGGTCGTAGATCATAAGTTGAACAGGCCAGCAGATTTTAAGCGGCTTGCAAGTTCTGCTGTTGGCATGCCCGTGGAAGATTCTCTTCCCACATCTTCGAGAAGCAAACAACTAACTTCTCCCTCGTTAGACGATCTCAGACGCCTAAAATCTGGTGTGCGGGAAAGTGGTACTAAAGCTAG GGAACGCGTGAAGATATTTAATGACTGTTTATCAGTAATTAATAAGTGTTTCCCTGCTATTCCATCGAGAAAGAGATCCCGGCTGGATACCTTGTCTTATGATCGATCCAACACATTGTTGAGGATTGATCGTGCAGCATCTGGAGTGGGTGTTGGGAAAATGGGAGTGCAAAACCATGCTACTGCAAATGGTTTTGAGCTGGAGCAACAAAAGTCTGAAGGAAGGACAAAGAATACCATTCCAAGCAAGCGCACTCGAACTTCTATAGTTGACGCTAGG ATGGATGCACGTGCCAATAACCTTGCAAGACCACCTGGGGCTGTGGATAAGGACAGGGATGCAGTAAGAATCTCTAGTTCTAATTCTGTTCATGGTGAGGATCGAACACTATCGATTGCTGTTGAAGGTTGGGAGAATtccaaaatgaagaaaaagcgCACACGTATAAAGATAGACAATGGTTCTAGTTCAATGACAACAAAAGCAGTTGATGGTTATAGGGAACCTAAACAAGGAACACATCCACATCAAATTCCCGAAGCCCGTTCAAGGGTGGCCGATGCCTATGGCTTCAG ATCTGGTGCTGCTAATGGAGGCGTAGGGCTAGTGAAAAGTGAGGCTACCTCCCAGACCAGTTCAGGGATGCGGTCATCTATGTCTCGGACTGATTCTGAAAACAGTTCTATTCTCCATGAGCGGAGAGAGCATCCTAATGGACAAGAGAAAGAAAGGGTGAATCTGAAAGCTGTAAACAA GGAAAATTCACGAGAAGATGTCAGTTGCAGTAGTCCTACTTCAGGCTCAAAATTGAATGCTAATGTCCGGGGTCCACGCTCAGGTTTAGTTGGTGGTGGCTCTAAGATGTCTCAAGCAGTGCAACGGTCTGTATCATCTAATGATTGGGATCTTTCTAACTGCACAAACAAGGTTTCGGGTGGCCTTGGGGCCAACAGTCGTAAACGGACCCCTTCTGCCCGGTCTTCATCTCCTGTTGCCAATTGGGCTCAAAGGCCACAGAAGATTTCTCGAACGGCAAGGAGAACTAGTTTATTACCAGTTGTTTCTGGAAATGATGAGGACCCTGTTATGGATGCTGCGTCTGACATGATGGTAAATGAAAGATGTTTTCCTGCTGGTTCTCCTAAGcaaaccaaaataaaaggTGATAATATCTTTCCAGCTGCATTATTTGAAAGTGATGGACCAGTTGCTGCTGAAATCAAGTCAAGAAACAAGAACAAGAAGTGTGATGAGCTGGATGAGAAAAGTGTTCAGAATGTCCAGAAAATCTCAGCTCTGCTTCTACCACCAAGGAAAAATAAGGCAGTCAATGCGGACGACCACGGAGATGGTGTAAGGAGACAAGGCAGAACTGGTCGAGGATTTACTTCCTCTAGGTCTCTCTTCCCTTTGTCAGTAGAAAAGCTTGGGAATGTAGGGACCACTAAACAAATTAGAAGTTCTAGACTTGGTCTTGACAAGACTGAAAG CAGAGCAGGGAGGCCACCTACAAGAAAACTTTCTGACAGGAAGGCTTATACAAGACAAAAGCATATTGCCATCAATACAGTATCAGATTTACTTG TTGGTGCCGATGATGGTCATGAAGAGCTTTTGGCTGCTGCAAATGCTGTTGCAAACACtg CACAAGCTCTCACAAGCCCATTCTGGAAGAAGATGGAgcctttatttcattttatcactGATGTGCATATATCTTATTTGAAAGATCAG ATTAATTCTGGTATAACAATGGACACACCTGCTCCAGTTCAAATTGATACAGCTAGCTGCATTTTAGTACCTGACTATGGCTCGAATGAATTTGGGAGAGGCGAGACTAAAGCAAGATGTTTGGATCTTAGCCCTGAGCATGTGGCTACAGGTGTGAAGAAGTCGGATGAGATTTCCATGTACCAGAGAATTATTGCGGCTTTGATTCCTGAAGAAGAACATGACCTCAGATATGATGCGCATGAATCTTCATTTGAGATTGAAAAAGATTTGGGATCAGATACCGTCTGTTCTCACACGTCACCAAGTTGTGACCCTTCTGGATGTCCTACGTTTAATGGATatgattcaaattcaaatggAAGATCATTTTACGAACTGGAGCAGAACATTATGTCAATTCCTGGCATGGGTTTCCCTAACTGTGACCATTTACAAGATGGTTTACACACAGACCAGTTGATACCTAGCACAATATGTTCGGAGTATCAGTatcaaaatatgtcaataaaTGAAAGACTTATTATGGAGGTTCATAGCATAGGAATCTACCCAGATTTAGTG TCTTATGTGGCACAGAGTGGAGATGAAATAAGCGGGGATATCACTAGGTTGGATGAGAAGTACCAGGAACAG GTTTCACTGAAGAAGAGCTTGCTTGGCAAACTTCTCTGTTCTGCTACTGATGCTAAAGAGCTCCAGCAGAA GGATTTTGAAGAGCGTGCTCTTAATAAACTTGTGGGAATGGCCTATGAGAAGTACATG AGTTGCTGTGGACCTAATGCCCATGGGATGAAAAGTGCTAGTGGTAAAATGGCCAAGCAAGTAGCCTTAGCTTTTGTTAAGCGGACTATGGAACGGTACCGAGAATTTGAGGAGACAGGAAAGAGCTGCTTTGACGATCCTCTTTATAAGGACATTTTCCTTTCTGGTGTATCCTTCCTTTTTGATGGGCAACCATTGAACTCTAGCACTGATAATGAGTCTGAAAAACTGCATCTTGGAGCATCTGGAAGCTCTATTGAAGCTAGAACTTCAG CTCCTGTGGGTCCACAGCAGAGCCCCAGTTCAAACAATCAAGATACATATTCTTCTGAAGTATTCCCATCAAATAATCTGGGTTCTGAACAAGTTAATAGGAAAGAAGACAGTTGGTCAAATAGAGTAAAAAGGAGGGAAGTGTTACTTGATAATGTAGGTGGTATCATTAGCACTGGCCTTGGTGGTTCTCTCTCAAGCAGTGCTAAGGGAAAAAGGAGTGAGAGGGATAGAGAGGGAAAAGGAAACAACAGAGAGGCTTTCTCCAAAAACGGAATGGTGAAAAATAGCCGCACTGTTTCAGCCTCTGTCAAAGGAGATAGAAAGTCCAAGGCAAGAACCAAGCAGAAAACTGCTCATTTGTCTGCTTCAATCAATGGTTCTCTGGGGAATACGGGAGAACAAGAAAACAGAATATTCTCAGCAATGCATAAATCAAGTGAGAATAGCCAAAGTAACTCTGGAAAGGATAACAACAACCATTCCAATGACATGTTGGAGGAACCAATTGATTTATCTGGGCTGCAACTGCCTGATATGGATGATTTAGGAGTTACTGATGATCTAGGTGGTCAAGGAGAGGACCTAGGATCATGGTTTATGAATATTGAGGATGACGGGTTACATGATAATGATTGTATTGGTGGCCTTGGAATCCCAATGGATGACCTGGCAGAGTTGAATATGATGGTTTGA